The sequence below is a genomic window from Bacteroidota bacterium.
AAAAGAATCAAAATTTAAAGAAAATAGGGTTGCTCTTACGCCCGAAACAGTTAAACAACTAACAGACAAAGGGTTCCAATGCAGCATAGAAGCTGGAGCCGGTGATAAGTCTTATTTTTCAGATGAATCTTTTGCATCGGCAGGAGCAGTTATTGTATCTGGGAAGGAATTACTTTATGCCGAAGCGGAAATTGTTTTGCGCGTAAACCCACCAAGTATAGAAGAAGTAGCACTGATGAAAGAGGGAAGCGTTCTTATTTCTCTTGTGTGGGCCTCAACAAATCGTGAACTAATCGATGCTTGTTCATTGAAAAATATTACTGTTTTTTCTATGGATGCTATACCTCGTATTTCCAGAGCGCAAAAAATGGACGTTTTAAGTTCTCAAGCGAATCTTGCAGGATATAAATCTGTTATTATTGCCGCAAACGCATTAGGTAAAATATTCCCAATGTTTATGACTGCTGCAGGAACCATCAAGCCTTCTAAAGTGGTTATAATGGGTGCTGGAGTGGCAGGATTGCAAGCAATTGCCACTGCCAAAAGGCTTGGAGCAATTGTGGAGGTTTCAGATATTAGACCTGAAACAAAAGAGCAGGTGGAATCATTAGGTGGTAAGTTTATTGAAATGAAGGGTGATGATTCTGTGAAGTTAGAAGGAGGCTATGTAAAGGGTGTTTCTGATGAGTTTTTGAAAAACCAGCAGGAGCTTATTGCAAAGCATATTGCCCAAGCTGATATAGTTATTACAACTGCCCTTATTCCTGGAAAAAAAGCTCCAGTACTTGTTACTGAAGATATGGTAAAATCAATGCGCTCAGGTTCAGTAATTGTTGATATGGCCGTGGAACAAGGTGGTAATTGTGTGCTGAGTGAACTAAATCAAACGGTAGTTAAACATGGCGTTATAATTATAGGAGAGTCTAATCTTCCAAGTATGTTGCCATTTAATGCCAGCGAACTTTATGCGCGTAATATCACTACCTTTTTGTTGCATCTTGCCGACAAGGATCATTTTAGAATGGAAATGGATGAAGAAATAACCAAAGGATCACTCATTACTTATAAAGGACAAATTGTCCATTCATCTCTTCTGCAAACAGTTTAATTTAAATTTAATATATTATGACAGGGATATTCGAGTTTTTATATACTAACATGAACATGGTTTATGTGGTGATTTTGTCCATTTTTGTAGGTGTTGAAGTAATCGGAAAAGTGCCTTCAATTTTGCATACACCCCTTATGTCTGGAGCAAATGCAATTCATGGAGTTGTGGTTATTGGAGCCATTATAGTTATGCTTCAGGCCGAAAGTAACAATTTTGTAATTCTTTCATTGGGTTTTATAGCTGTTGTTCTCGGAACATTAAATGTTGTTGGTGGTTTTGTAGTAACAGACAGAATGCTGGAAATGTTTAAAAAGAAAAAATAGTAATCAAATCCTTTCAATCAACCTTAACTTTTAACTTAATATATATATGGAATTCCCGTACATTCTTGAAATTGCCTACTTAATTGCATCAGTAACATTTGTTATCGGTTTAAAAATGCTAAGTCATCCTGATTCAGCTCGAAAAGGTAATTTAATAGCAGCTTTTGGAATGGCAATTGCCATTGCAGCTACTTTATTCTTATATAAAACAGGAGTAGATTCAAGTATTTATATACTTATTATTGCGGCAATGACATTAGGTACGGTCCTTGGATTTTTTGCTGCCAAAAAAGTAAAAATGACAGCTATGCCTGAAATGGTTTCTATTTTTAATGGTATGGGTGGGGCCTGTGCCATGCTAATTGGATTGATAGAATTCCCTCATTTTATTGCGCATCCTGAACCTCTGGGTTTATTAGCAGTATTAGGCGGGATGGTAATTGGAAGTGTTTCTTTCTCAGGAAGTATTATTGCCTGGGCAAAATTAAACGGAACATTAAATAAAGAAATTCGCTTGCCTTATTATAACATTATTAATACTGGTGTTATGATTTTGACTCTTGGATTAACAGGAGCCATTGTAGGAGGTTTTGCTTTAGATGCTACCATAGTTTATGGTTTA
It includes:
- a CDS encoding NAD(P) transhydrogenase subunit alpha, with amino-acid sequence MTGIFEFLYTNMNMVYVVILSIFVGVEVIGKVPSILHTPLMSGANAIHGVVVIGAIIVMLQAESNNFVILSLGFIAVVLGTLNVVGGFVVTDRMLEMFKKKK
- a CDS encoding Re/Si-specific NAD(P)(+) transhydrogenase subunit alpha, producing MKIAVPKESKFKENRVALTPETVKQLTDKGFQCSIEAGAGDKSYFSDESFASAGAVIVSGKELLYAEAEIVLRVNPPSIEEVALMKEGSVLISLVWASTNRELIDACSLKNITVFSMDAIPRISRAQKMDVLSSQANLAGYKSVIIAANALGKIFPMFMTAAGTIKPSKVVIMGAGVAGLQAIATAKRLGAIVEVSDIRPETKEQVESLGGKFIEMKGDDSVKLEGGYVKGVSDEFLKNQQELIAKHIAQADIVITTALIPGKKAPVLVTEDMVKSMRSGSVIVDMAVEQGGNCVLSELNQTVVKHGVIIIGESNLPSMLPFNASELYARNITTFLLHLADKDHFRMEMDEEITKGSLITYKGQIVHSSLLQTV